One genomic window of Desulfuromonas sp. AOP6 includes the following:
- a CDS encoding sodium:solute symporter family protein has protein sequence MSLAAITYLVVGLTFALYIGIAIWARAGSTSEFYVAGGGVHPVLNGMATGADWMSAASFISMAGLIANMGYGGSLFLMGWTGGYVLLAMLLAPYLRKFGKFTVPQFVGDRFYSKGASSVAVICLLTASLTYIIGQMTGVGVAFSRFLGVSNATGIYIGMAIVFMYAVFGGMKGITYTQVAQYCVLILAYTVPAIFISLQLTGNPIPQLGLGSDMVGSSVSLLEKLNLIVTDLGFAEYTTSVPGSKLNMFVYTVSLMIGTAGLPHVIVRFFTVPKVKDARYSAGWALVFIAILYTTAPAVAAMAKMNLHATVNKAVMSDGDMYATENSIVYEERPAWMQRWEVTGLLKFDDKNGDGRIQYYNDKTKNPEVLAKAQAAGWQGNELSVNADIMVLANPEIAMLPNWVIALVAAGGLAAALSTAAGLLLAISSAISHDLLKDMWMPNMSEKAELMAGKIAMAGSIVVAGYLGLNPPGFAAGTVALAFGIAASSLFPCLMMGIFNKRMNKEGAIAGMVAGLTVTLFYVFAHKGIFFIKGTDYLGLIGGANAFFGITPEAFGAIGALINFGVAYVVSKMTAAPPEHIQHLVESVRVPRGAKAVDGSHGH, from the coding sequence ATGAGTCTCGCAGCAATCACCTATCTTGTCGTTGGTCTCACTTTTGCTCTCTATATCGGCATCGCCATCTGGGCCAGAGCCGGGAGCACCAGTGAATTCTATGTCGCCGGCGGCGGCGTTCACCCTGTCCTGAACGGTATGGCTACCGGCGCTGACTGGATGTCGGCCGCATCGTTCATCTCCATGGCCGGCCTTATCGCTAATATGGGCTACGGCGGCTCTCTCTTTCTTATGGGCTGGACCGGCGGCTACGTTCTGCTGGCCATGCTCCTGGCTCCCTACCTGCGCAAGTTCGGTAAATTTACCGTGCCGCAGTTCGTCGGGGACCGATTCTATTCCAAGGGCGCGAGCTCGGTGGCGGTCATCTGTCTGCTGACGGCATCTCTGACCTACATCATCGGTCAGATGACCGGCGTCGGTGTCGCCTTCTCCCGCTTCCTCGGCGTCTCCAACGCAACCGGTATCTACATCGGAATGGCCATCGTTTTCATGTATGCCGTTTTCGGCGGCATGAAGGGCATCACCTACACCCAGGTCGCCCAGTACTGCGTCCTGATTCTGGCCTATACCGTTCCGGCCATCTTCATCTCGCTGCAGCTGACCGGCAACCCCATCCCCCAGCTGGGCCTTGGCTCCGACATGGTTGGCAGCAGCGTCAGCCTGCTGGAGAAGCTCAACCTCATCGTGACCGACCTCGGTTTCGCCGAATATACGACGTCGGTGCCGGGCAGCAAGCTGAACATGTTCGTCTACACGGTCTCCCTGATGATCGGCACCGCCGGTCTGCCCCACGTCATCGTGCGCTTCTTCACGGTGCCCAAGGTTAAGGACGCCCGTTACTCTGCCGGCTGGGCCCTGGTCTTCATCGCCATCCTTTACACCACCGCGCCTGCCGTGGCCGCCATGGCCAAAATGAACCTGCACGCTACCGTCAACAAGGCCGTTATGTCGGATGGCGACATGTATGCCACGGAAAACAGCATCGTGTACGAAGAGCGTCCGGCCTGGATGCAGCGTTGGGAAGTGACCGGCCTGCTCAAGTTCGACGACAAGAACGGCGACGGCCGCATCCAGTACTACAACGACAAGACGAAGAACCCCGAGGTTCTGGCCAAGGCCCAAGCGGCTGGCTGGCAAGGTAACGAGCTTTCAGTCAACGCCGATATCATGGTTCTGGCCAATCCTGAGATCGCCATGCTGCCCAACTGGGTCATCGCCCTGGTTGCTGCCGGTGGTCTGGCCGCCGCTCTCTCCACCGCGGCCGGTCTGCTCCTCGCCATCTCCTCGGCTATCTCCCATGACCTGCTCAAGGACATGTGGATGCCCAACATGAGTGAAAAGGCTGAACTGATGGCCGGCAAGATCGCCATGGCCGGCTCCATCGTGGTTGCTGGTTACCTCGGCCTCAACCCGCCGGGCTTCGCCGCCGGTACCGTGGCCCTGGCCTTTGGTATCGCCGCCAGCTCCCTCTTCCCCTGTCTGATGATGGGTATCTTCAACAAGCGCATGAACAAAGAAGGTGCCATCGCCGGCATGGTCGCCGGTCTGACGGTTACCCTGTTCTACGTCTTTGCTCACAAGGGGATCTTCTTCATCAAGGGAACCGATTATCTCGGTCTGATCGGCGGCGCCAACGCCTTCTTCGGCATCACCCCCGAGGCCTTCGGTGCCATCGGTGCCCTGATCAACTTCGGCGTGGCTTATGTGGTCAGCAAGATGACCGCAGCTCCCCCCGAGCACATCCAGCACCTGGTCGAAAGCGTCCGCGTACCTCGTGGTGCCAAGGCTGTGGATGGAAGCCACGGACACTAG
- a CDS encoding DUF4212 domain-containing protein → MDRSAQAYWKSVLTLVGQILVVWFVVSYGAGIMFADALNNISLGGYPLGFWFAQQGSMYIFVALIFIYAFLMNKIDEKFDVHEQ, encoded by the coding sequence ATGGACAGAAGTGCACAAGCGTATTGGAAGTCAGTACTAACACTGGTAGGCCAGATCCTGGTGGTCTGGTTTGTGGTGTCCTACGGGGCGGGCATTATGTTTGCCGATGCTCTCAACAACATCAGTCTGGGAGGCTACCCGCTGGGATTCTGGTTCGCTCAGCAGGGATCGATGTACATCTTCGTGGCTCTTATCTTCATCTATGCGTTTCTGATGAATAAGATCGACGAAAAATTTGACGTTCACGAGCAATAA
- a CDS encoding IclR family transcriptional regulator, with protein MRVRERGDYSVQSVENALMLLEALGDQDEEITLSQLSERLGMNKASVFRLLATFESRGYVERRKGAGGYGLGPLAYEVGQKLLSRMDLLRKSKPVMEALAREYREAVYLVVRRGDEALFLDGVDCSQQVKVVSLVGKRFPLGGCAAGRVLQAFEHGVAGAAGSCLEAVLLPAEDAAILECGACADLHGVGQGSAALAVPLLASGGRVVGALTVVGPDFRLDVDGLSMGLLASLCGAGDVISSRMGFISS; from the coding sequence ATGCGTGTCAGGGAGCGTGGCGATTACAGCGTGCAGTCTGTGGAGAATGCCTTGATGCTGCTTGAGGCGCTGGGGGATCAGGATGAGGAAATCACCCTTTCGCAGCTGAGTGAGCGGTTGGGGATGAACAAGGCGAGTGTTTTTCGCCTGCTGGCGACCTTTGAGAGTCGAGGCTATGTGGAGCGTCGCAAGGGGGCGGGAGGTTATGGCTTGGGGCCGCTGGCCTATGAGGTTGGTCAGAAGCTCCTGTCTCGGATGGATCTGTTGCGCAAATCGAAACCCGTCATGGAGGCATTGGCCCGTGAATATCGTGAGGCGGTCTACCTGGTGGTGCGTCGGGGAGATGAGGCGCTGTTTCTCGATGGCGTGGATTGTTCTCAGCAGGTGAAGGTGGTTTCTCTGGTGGGCAAGAGGTTTCCCCTGGGGGGCTGCGCGGCAGGGCGGGTCTTGCAGGCTTTTGAGCATGGCGTGGCCGGTGCCGCGGGTTCATGTCTGGAGGCCGTTTTGTTGCCGGCTGAGGATGCGGCGATCCTTGAATGTGGAGCCTGTGCTGATCTGCATGGTGTTGGGCAGGGTAGTGCCGCTCTGGCAGTGCCCCTGTTGGCTTCCGGCGGTCGAGTGGTCGGGGCCTTGACGGTAGTTGGACCTGATTTTCGCCTCGATGTGGACGGGTTGTCGATGGGGCTGCTGGCTTCCCTCTGTGGGGCAGGGGATGTGATTAGTTCTCGGATGGGCTTCATTTCCAGTTAG
- the purB gene encoding adenylosuccinate lyase: MITAISPLDGRYASKVTELTECFSEYALLRNRVKVEVLWLLALAAEAGIPECRAVNASEEAFLRGIVTDFTPAEAEKVKAIEAVTNHDVKAVEYYLKEKIAGTSLEDLSEFLHFACTSEDINNLSHALMLKDGLAAVIPQQQAIIDHLRQLAAQFREVPMLARTHGQTASPTTIGKELAVFVARLQKQSEHIAAVEILGKLNGAVGNFNAHLSAYPQVDWIVLAQGVIEGELGLKQNLFTTQIEPHDYMAELFDAFTRWNTILTDLNRDIWTYISMAYFGQKTVKGEIGSSTMPHKVNPIDFENSEGNCGLANAIFSHLSQKLPISRLQRDLTDSTVLRNMGVGFGYSLIAYRSTLKGLGKLKLNEQKLADDLDHAWEVLAEPIQTVMRKAGIEKPYEKLKELTRGQQIDRDTIRVFVEGLDLAPADKQRLLDMTPASYTGMAAALVEKLD; this comes from the coding sequence ATGATTACGGCCATCAGCCCCCTCGACGGGCGTTATGCATCCAAGGTTACCGAGCTGACCGAGTGTTTTTCCGAATATGCCCTGTTGCGCAACAGGGTGAAGGTCGAAGTCCTCTGGCTTCTGGCCCTGGCCGCCGAAGCCGGCATTCCCGAATGCCGAGCCGTCAACGCCAGCGAGGAGGCTTTTCTGCGCGGCATCGTCACCGACTTCACCCCGGCGGAAGCCGAGAAGGTCAAGGCCATCGAGGCCGTCACCAACCATGACGTCAAGGCGGTGGAGTACTACCTTAAAGAGAAGATCGCCGGCACCTCCCTCGAAGACCTGTCTGAGTTTCTCCACTTCGCTTGCACTTCGGAGGACATCAACAACCTCTCCCACGCCCTTATGCTCAAGGACGGGCTGGCAGCGGTGATCCCCCAGCAGCAGGCGATCATCGATCATCTACGGCAGCTGGCCGCCCAGTTTCGCGAAGTACCAATGCTGGCCCGCACCCACGGACAGACGGCCTCACCCACCACCATCGGCAAGGAGCTGGCCGTCTTCGTCGCCCGCCTGCAGAAGCAGAGTGAGCACATTGCCGCGGTCGAAATTCTCGGCAAGCTCAATGGCGCCGTCGGCAACTTCAACGCCCATCTCAGCGCCTATCCGCAGGTCGACTGGATCGTTCTGGCCCAAGGGGTTATCGAAGGGGAGCTAGGACTGAAGCAGAATCTTTTCACCACCCAGATCGAGCCCCACGACTACATGGCCGAGCTCTTCGATGCATTCACGCGCTGGAACACCATTCTCACCGATCTCAACCGCGACATCTGGACCTACATCTCCATGGCCTATTTCGGCCAGAAGACCGTGAAGGGGGAAATCGGCTCCTCGACCATGCCCCACAAGGTCAACCCCATCGATTTCGAGAATTCCGAGGGGAACTGCGGCCTGGCCAACGCCATCTTTTCCCACCTGTCGCAGAAGCTGCCCATATCCCGCCTGCAGCGCGACCTGACGGACTCCACCGTGCTGCGCAACATGGGAGTCGGTTTTGGTTACAGCCTCATCGCCTACCGCTCGACCCTCAAGGGCCTGGGCAAGCTCAAGCTCAACGAACAGAAGCTGGCCGACGACCTTGACCACGCCTGGGAGGTGCTGGCGGAACCCATCCAGACAGTCATGCGCAAGGCAGGAATCGAAAAGCCCTACGAAAAACTCAAGGAACTGACCCGCGGCCAGCAGATCGACCGCGACACCATCCGTGTCTTCGTGGAAGGCCTTGATCTGGCCCCGGCGGACAAGCAGCGCCTGCTCGACATGACGCCGGCCAGCTACACCGGCATGGCGGCGGCGCTCGTCGAAAAGCTTGACTGA
- a CDS encoding DUF2339 domain-containing protein — protein sequence MKIVVTLVGVLAGAFLYSSHNRLLLSAAICGLLAWLWVRLQHLQARLGNLEYRLNEALHSLEAAKQSSAQHSESPRDKAPASSEEFLFEIEAQEPLPPREVPVRAATAVRPTPPPTRPAVSRPMPKKAPQKPAQQIELWNILVSYFTGGNVVVRAGVVVLFFGVAFLLKYSAERNFIPIELRLLGVGLGAIALLLFGWRLRVKKPAYALIVQGAAVGILYLTIFAAMRLYHLLPAGLVLPLLVALSILSATLAIAQDARSLAVIGILGGFLAPILTSTGEGSHVMLFSYYALLNAGIFYTAWHRSWRELNLLGFVFTFAIGALWGHGNYRPELFATTEPFLILFFLFYFMLGILFARNQPFDFKGYVDGTLVFGTPIVCFGLQAVLVRPYEYGLAWTALAAGLLYTGTAWLLFRRGGPAMRTLVEAFMATGVVLGTIAIPLALDGRWTSAAWALEGAAIVWLALRKGRWMPRAFGLALQPLAGFAFLTAAAVPPPNLPLVNSAFLGCLAVAFAGFFSAGVLYRYRDSVPTARMESALPLVWALLWWFGGGLQEINTFVYSPYRPATSLAFFALSAALAFFIGEKQRWEDMKHVYKALLPAMIFSFAQTFWTVNRHPFTHGGVIAWPLAFAVLYTLLHRDRQSSLARHLATLHLGALLLLIALVTWEAAWWTDHLVRGADIWPLVTCALVPALFVLALSRRWNAAVWPLTDYRRTYLVYGLTPVIFALWGGSIQINLINAGGARPLPYLPLLNPLDLTQAFVFLAMGFWSTTLTRHLGEQPFGLERVPRLALFGGTIFFWLNAVLIRTLHHWGGVRFSSQAMAASDLVQTSLSIFWTLSALMIMLWASRRQVRVLWLVGAGLVAVVILKLFAVDLANTSTIERIVSFIGVGVICLIIGYLAPLPLRAREGSETS from the coding sequence ATGAAGATCGTTGTTACCCTGGTCGGCGTGCTCGCAGGCGCCTTTCTCTACAGCTCCCACAATCGTTTATTGCTGAGTGCCGCCATCTGCGGCCTCCTGGCCTGGCTGTGGGTGCGCCTCCAGCACCTGCAGGCCCGCCTGGGCAACCTGGAGTACCGCCTGAACGAGGCCCTTCATTCACTGGAAGCGGCCAAGCAGTCCTCGGCGCAGCACAGCGAATCTCCACGGGACAAGGCCCCCGCCTCCAGCGAGGAGTTCCTGTTCGAAATCGAGGCACAGGAGCCCCTGCCCCCCCGGGAAGTGCCGGTACGCGCCGCCACAGCTGTGCGGCCGACGCCACCCCCGACGAGACCGGCGGTGTCACGGCCTATGCCAAAGAAAGCTCCTCAGAAACCGGCGCAACAGATCGAGCTATGGAACATCCTGGTCTCCTACTTCACCGGCGGCAACGTGGTGGTACGGGCCGGGGTGGTGGTGCTGTTTTTCGGCGTCGCTTTCCTGCTGAAATACTCGGCCGAGCGTAACTTTATCCCCATCGAACTGCGCCTGCTGGGAGTCGGCCTGGGCGCCATCGCCCTGCTCCTGTTCGGCTGGCGCCTGCGGGTCAAGAAACCGGCCTACGCCCTGATCGTCCAGGGAGCCGCTGTCGGCATCCTCTACCTGACCATCTTCGCAGCGATGCGCCTCTACCACCTGCTGCCGGCAGGGCTGGTGCTCCCCCTGCTCGTCGCTTTGTCGATCCTCTCGGCTACCCTCGCCATTGCACAGGACGCCCGCAGCCTCGCCGTCATTGGCATCCTCGGCGGCTTTCTGGCGCCGATTCTGACCTCGACGGGCGAGGGGAGCCACGTCATGCTCTTCAGCTATTACGCCCTGCTCAATGCCGGCATCTTCTATACGGCCTGGCACCGCTCCTGGCGGGAGCTCAACCTGCTCGGCTTCGTCTTCACCTTCGCCATCGGCGCCCTGTGGGGACACGGCAATTACCGCCCCGAACTGTTCGCCACCACCGAACCCTTCCTCATCCTCTTCTTCCTTTTCTATTTCATGCTGGGGATTCTTTTCGCCCGCAACCAACCCTTCGACTTCAAAGGGTACGTCGACGGCACCCTGGTGTTCGGCACCCCCATCGTCTGCTTCGGCCTGCAGGCCGTACTGGTGAGGCCCTATGAATATGGCCTGGCCTGGACGGCCCTGGCGGCAGGACTGCTCTATACCGGTACCGCCTGGCTGCTGTTCCGCCGCGGCGGCCCCGCCATGCGCACCCTGGTGGAGGCCTTTATGGCGACGGGCGTGGTGCTCGGCACCATCGCCATCCCTCTGGCCCTCGATGGCCGCTGGACCTCCGCCGCCTGGGCCCTTGAAGGGGCGGCCATCGTCTGGCTCGCCCTCCGCAAGGGGCGCTGGATGCCCCGCGCCTTCGGTCTCGCCCTTCAGCCTCTGGCCGGCTTTGCCTTCCTGACGGCGGCCGCAGTACCGCCACCGAACCTCCCCCTGGTCAACAGCGCCTTTCTTGGCTGCCTGGCCGTGGCCTTCGCCGGCTTCTTCAGCGCCGGGGTTCTCTACCGTTACCGCGACAGCGTCCCCACCGCCCGCATGGAAAGCGCCCTCCCCCTGGTCTGGGCGCTGCTGTGGTGGTTCGGCGGCGGGCTGCAGGAGATCAACACCTTTGTCTACTCCCCGTACCGGCCGGCAACCAGCCTGGCCTTCTTCGCTCTCTCGGCCGCCCTCGCCTTTTTCATCGGCGAAAAACAGCGCTGGGAGGATATGAAGCACGTCTACAAGGCGTTGCTGCCGGCCATGATTTTCTCCTTCGCCCAGACGTTCTGGACCGTGAACCGCCATCCCTTCACCCACGGTGGCGTGATCGCCTGGCCACTGGCCTTCGCGGTTCTCTATACCCTGCTCCATCGTGATCGGCAAAGCAGCCTGGCCCGGCACCTCGCCACCCTGCACCTGGGGGCGCTGCTGCTGCTCATCGCCCTGGTGACCTGGGAGGCGGCCTGGTGGACCGACCACCTGGTCCGCGGCGCCGATATCTGGCCGCTGGTCACCTGCGCCCTGGTGCCGGCACTGTTCGTCCTGGCCCTGAGCCGCCGCTGGAATGCCGCTGTGTGGCCTCTCACGGACTACCGGCGAACCTACCTGGTCTACGGTCTGACCCCGGTGATCTTCGCTCTGTGGGGGGGCTCGATCCAGATTAACCTGATCAATGCGGGCGGGGCGCGGCCGCTCCCTTACCTTCCCCTGCTCAACCCCCTCGACCTGACCCAGGCTTTTGTCTTTTTGGCGATGGGATTCTGGAGCACCACGCTCACCCGCCATCTGGGGGAGCAGCCCTTCGGTCTCGAGCGCGTCCCCCGGCTGGCCCTATTTGGCGGCACGATTTTCTTCTGGCTCAACGCCGTGCTCATTCGCACCCTGCACCATTGGGGCGGGGTGCGCTTTTCCTCCCAGGCCATGGCTGCCTCCGACCTGGTGCAGACCTCCCTCTCCATCTTCTGGACCCTGTCGGCCCTGATGATCATGCTGTGGGCCTCGCGCCGGCAGGTGCGGGTGTTGTGGCTGGTGGGGGCCGGCCTGGTCGCCGTCGTCATCCTCAAACTCTTTGCCGTCGACCTCGCCAACACCAGTACGATTGAACGCATCGTCTCCTTCATCGGCGTCGGGGTGATCTGCCTGATCATCGGCTATCTGGCACCTCTGCCCCTGCGTGCCCGGGAAGGCTCGGAGACTTCATGA